One genomic segment of Deinococcus sp. LM3 includes these proteins:
- the iolB gene encoding 5-deoxy-glucuronate isomerase, which translates to MSAPATSSPHFHTLSGGEGLQPLQDDSCQLLDFAKLNLKATQSVSGESGDREHLLVALSGRTRVQVGDHTFESVGGRASVFTGLPHSVYIPRGHTWTVTAHTDFQGALPSAPSDLDTAPYEIRPEQVNTGQWGTLNYARQFREILVAPNGLPASRLIVGETLTPSGHWSTYPPHRHEENAGSEKFHEEMYYFRVSSPEGWGLTRHYSPERGYDDTHTVRDDTLLAIPHGYHTYVSAPGYAGYYLWFLAGDGRAQGVKLDPDVGWVQKTVGML; encoded by the coding sequence GTGAGCGCCCCCGCCACCTCCAGCCCTCACTTCCATACCCTGAGCGGTGGGGAGGGGCTGCAACCCCTTCAGGACGACTCCTGCCAGCTGCTGGACTTCGCCAAGCTCAACCTGAAGGCCACTCAGAGCGTCAGCGGCGAGTCCGGGGACCGCGAGCACCTCCTCGTCGCCCTCAGCGGCCGCACCCGCGTGCAGGTCGGCGACCACACCTTCGAGTCGGTCGGCGGACGCGCCAGCGTCTTCACCGGCCTGCCGCACAGCGTGTACATCCCGCGCGGGCACACCTGGACCGTCACCGCCCACACCGACTTCCAGGGCGCCCTGCCGTCCGCGCCCAGCGACCTCGACACCGCCCCCTACGAGATCCGGCCCGAACAGGTGAACACCGGTCAGTGGGGCACCCTCAACTACGCCCGGCAGTTCCGCGAGATTCTCGTCGCGCCCAATGGCCTGCCCGCCAGTCGCCTGATCGTCGGGGAGACCCTCACGCCCAGCGGCCACTGGAGCACCTACCCCCCGCACCGCCACGAGGAGAACGCGGGCAGCGAGAAGTTCCACGAGGAGATGTACTACTTCCGCGTGTCCAGCCCCGAAGGCTGGGGCCTGACCCGCCACTACTCGCCGGAACGCGGGTACGACGACACGCACACCGTCCGCGACGACACGCTGCTGGCCATTCCGCACGGGTACCACACGTACGTCAGCGCCCCCGGCTACGCCGGGTACTACCTGTGGTTCCTCGCCGGGGACGGCCGCGCGCAGGGCGTGAAACTCGACCCGGACGTCGGCTGGGTGCAGAAGACCGTGGGGATGCTGTGA
- a CDS encoding extracellular solute-binding protein, whose protein sequence is MTHLTRTTARTLALVTLSALLGAHAQKATDLSVALYAANPEAPAPTAGWDTGEVIRARTGVNLKFTMLPTGADGDNKLGSLAAANDLPDLFEIRNRNLFYQLIRQGQVAPVSSLLPQMPQRTKARYGNAMRNGLVNENGQMYGLQEPATLSRQYGIMVRQDWLEKLNLKTPTTLDEFLNVARAFTERDPDGNGRKDTFGYCGVIDFDTAGILPGLGLGNHFQWVYGAYGVPGTWNYRAGAAFAANVRNPNYRKATEYVRKLVDARVMDPDWATMKRSDLRNRWQQGKCGLFFESVGGLIAGFKNFEANNPKGDLRFVPVPKGPSGSRSMGTFANAGTLLVVSKKAMDAGKGPAIAKFLEWAHSGEGYFQLAFGKKGTDYTLVGGVPTVTTTNVNGRLTNTQLRFLALNGQAAELKGRYGTLKFSDGRSVNVYNLLMDTRRNNNWIDRSGDLVVPAAPNQADIDRYVSESLVQFVLGQRPLNDGNWKSFTDGLNGLNFAGYEKNAYAALKAGGFVK, encoded by the coding sequence ATGACGCACCTGACCCGCACCACCGCCCGCACCCTGGCCCTCGTGACGCTCAGCGCCCTGCTCGGCGCGCACGCGCAGAAAGCCACCGACCTGTCGGTCGCGCTGTACGCCGCGAACCCCGAGGCGCCCGCCCCTACCGCCGGATGGGACACCGGCGAGGTCATCCGCGCCCGCACCGGCGTGAACCTCAAGTTCACCATGCTCCCCACCGGCGCCGACGGCGACAACAAACTCGGGTCGCTGGCCGCCGCGAACGACCTGCCGGACCTGTTCGAGATCCGCAACCGCAACCTGTTCTACCAGCTGATCCGCCAGGGACAGGTGGCGCCCGTGTCCAGCCTGCTGCCGCAGATGCCGCAGCGCACCAAGGCCCGCTACGGGAACGCCATGCGCAACGGCCTGGTGAACGAGAACGGGCAGATGTACGGCCTGCAGGAACCCGCCACCCTCAGCCGCCAGTACGGGATCATGGTCCGGCAGGACTGGCTGGAGAAACTGAACCTGAAGACCCCCACCACCCTCGACGAGTTCCTGAACGTCGCCCGCGCCTTCACGGAACGCGACCCGGACGGCAACGGCCGCAAGGACACCTTCGGCTACTGCGGCGTGATCGACTTCGACACCGCCGGTATCCTGCCCGGCCTGGGCCTGGGCAACCACTTCCAGTGGGTGTACGGCGCGTACGGCGTGCCCGGCACCTGGAACTACCGCGCGGGCGCCGCGTTCGCCGCGAACGTCCGCAACCCCAACTACCGCAAGGCCACCGAGTACGTCCGCAAACTCGTGGACGCCAGGGTCATGGACCCCGACTGGGCCACCATGAAACGCAGCGACCTGCGTAACCGCTGGCAGCAGGGCAAATGCGGCCTGTTCTTCGAGAGCGTCGGCGGCCTGATCGCCGGGTTCAAGAATTTTGAGGCGAATAACCCCAAGGGCGACCTGCGCTTCGTGCCCGTCCCCAAAGGCCCGAGCGGCAGCCGTTCCATGGGCACATTTGCGAACGCCGGGACGCTGCTGGTCGTGTCGAAGAAGGCCATGGACGCCGGGAAGGGCCCCGCCATCGCGAAATTCCTGGAGTGGGCGCACAGCGGCGAGGGGTACTTCCAGCTGGCGTTCGGGAAGAAAGGCACGGACTACACCCTGGTCGGCGGCGTGCCGACCGTCACGACCACCAACGTGAACGGCCGCCTCACGAACACGCAGCTGCGCTTCCTGGCGCTGAACGGTCAGGCGGCGGAACTCAAGGGCCGCTACGGCACCCTGAAATTCAGTGACGGCCGCTCCGTGAACGTCTACAACCTGCTGATGGACACCCGCCGCAACAACAACTGGATCGACCGCAGCGGCGACCTCGTGGTGCCCGCCGCGCCCAACCAGGCCGACATCGACCGCTACGTGTCCGAATCGCTCGTGCAGTTCGTGCTCGGCCAGCGGCCCCTGAACGACGGCAACTGGAAGTCCTTCACGGACGGCCTGAACGGCCTGAACTTCGCCGGGTACGAGAAGAACGCCTACGCGGCCCTGAAGGCCGGGGGGTTCGTCAAGTGA
- a CDS encoding carbohydrate ABC transporter permease, with protein MTRVRRQNDRAFDRTVNAFLIAVLLATLIPLVYVVSVSLTPLGQTTSLLPRAVSFNAYEELLRQPALIRALGNSVFLTLSGVLISMILTVCTAYPLSRPDLPGRKFLTGVILFTFLFSAGLIPLYLVIRDLNLLNTYWALLLHGAVSVYNLLVMKNFFQNLPESLEEAAKIDGASDLQVLWHIVLPLSKPILLTIGLFYAVTQWNSFFEPVLYLSDARMMPLPVVLRDILTGLNSAEYVESAATTTAPPDALKMAAVVLTTIPMLLVYPWIQRYFTSGTLSGGVKG; from the coding sequence ATGACCCGAGTCCGCCGCCAGAACGACCGCGCGTTCGACCGTACCGTGAACGCCTTCCTGATCGCCGTGCTGCTCGCCACGCTCATCCCGCTGGTGTACGTCGTGTCGGTCAGCCTGACACCGCTGGGGCAGACGACCAGCCTGCTGCCGCGCGCCGTGTCCTTCAACGCCTACGAGGAACTGCTGCGGCAACCCGCCCTGATCCGCGCGCTGGGCAACAGCGTGTTCCTGACGCTGAGCGGCGTGCTGATCAGCATGATCCTGACCGTCTGCACCGCGTACCCGCTGTCGCGCCCGGACCTGCCGGGCCGCAAGTTCCTGACCGGCGTGATCCTGTTCACGTTCCTGTTCAGCGCCGGACTGATCCCGCTGTACCTCGTGATCCGCGACCTGAACCTGCTGAACACGTACTGGGCGCTGCTGCTGCACGGCGCGGTCAGCGTCTACAACCTGCTCGTCATGAAGAACTTCTTCCAGAACCTGCCCGAGAGCCTGGAGGAAGCCGCGAAGATCGACGGTGCGAGCGACCTGCAGGTGCTGTGGCACATCGTGCTGCCGCTGTCCAAACCGATCCTGCTGACCATCGGGCTGTTCTACGCCGTCACGCAGTGGAACTCCTTCTTCGAACCCGTGCTGTACCTGTCCGACGCGCGGATGATGCCGCTGCCGGTGGTGCTGCGCGACATCCTGACCGGCCTGAACTCCGCCGAGTACGTCGAATCGGCCGCCACCACCACCGCCCCCCCGGACGCCCTGAAGATGGCGGCCGTCGTCCTGACCACCATTCCCATGCTGCTCGTGTACCCGTGGATTCAGCGGTACTTCACGTCCGGCACGCTGTCCGGCGGCGTGAAGGGCTGA
- a CDS encoding ABC transporter permease subunit: protein MTNVIRSAPPAARRSPRQRLLARLWRHRGLYLMLLPGLLWFALFRYWPLWNAQIAFKDFQPVQGVLNSPWVGLEHFQAFFSSFYFSQLMTNTLLISFAKLLIGLPPAIILAIAIHESTRKGLARVTQTVTYLPHFLSWVIVFGILLAMLSPGSGLVNKGVIAAGGDAVSFLTDPGAFRAVVIFSDIWKETGWSAILFLAALIGISPSLYEAAEVDGATRWQRIRHISLPGMLDVIVLVTLLRLGHILDAGFYQIYVLYSLPVYSVADVIDTWVYRQGIQNFQFSLATAVGLFKGLIGLLMIVIANRIARRFAGQGLY, encoded by the coding sequence ATGACGAACGTGATCCGCTCTGCCCCGCCCGCCGCCCGCCGCAGCCCCCGCCAGCGCCTGCTGGCCCGCCTGTGGCGCCACCGGGGCCTGTACCTGATGCTGCTGCCGGGCCTGCTGTGGTTCGCGCTGTTCCGGTACTGGCCGCTGTGGAACGCGCAGATCGCCTTCAAGGACTTCCAGCCGGTGCAGGGCGTCCTGAACAGTCCCTGGGTGGGCCTGGAGCACTTCCAGGCGTTCTTCTCGTCGTTCTACTTCTCGCAGCTGATGACGAACACCCTGCTGATCAGTTTCGCGAAACTGCTGATCGGGCTGCCCCCGGCGATCATCCTGGCGATCGCCATCCACGAGAGCACCCGCAAGGGCCTGGCGCGCGTCACGCAGACCGTCACGTACCTCCCGCACTTCCTGTCGTGGGTGATCGTGTTCGGCATCCTGCTGGCCATGCTCTCGCCCGGCAGCGGTCTGGTCAACAAGGGCGTGATCGCGGCCGGCGGCGACGCCGTGTCGTTCCTGACCGACCCCGGCGCGTTCCGCGCGGTCGTGATCTTCAGCGACATCTGGAAGGAGACCGGCTGGAGCGCGATCCTGTTCCTCGCCGCGCTGATCGGCATCAGCCCCTCGCTGTACGAGGCGGCCGAGGTGGACGGCGCCACCCGCTGGCAGCGCATCCGGCACATCTCGCTGCCCGGCATGCTCGACGTGATCGTCCTCGTGACCCTGCTGCGCCTGGGGCACATCCTGGACGCCGGCTTCTACCAGATCTACGTCCTGTACTCGCTGCCGGTGTACTCGGTCGCGGACGTGATCGACACCTGGGTGTACCGCCAGGGCATCCAGAACTTCCAGTTCTCGCTGGCGACCGCCGTGGGCCTGTTCAAGGGATTGATCGGCCTGCTGATGATCGTGATCGCCAACCGCATCGCCCGCCGCTTCGCCGGTCAGGGCCTGTACTGA
- a CDS encoding LacI family DNA-binding transcriptional regulator: MTAPVTIADVARLAGVSAVTVSKTLNNTGRISEQTRARVIQAARDLGYVANPAARRLRGARTNLVGMVVPELVSPYFAEVARAAAEAASSAGLDLGVFTTSRDPARERERVAALSGGLADGLILVVPTDDPQHLGVLERSRTPIVLISHFGTPTDLPNVRADSYHGAHAATTHLLDLGHRRVGFIAGADGSSQAHERLRAYRDAMGERGLLDPALIRPGNFTQRRGFEAARELLDLPHPPTAIFAASDATAFGAMDAVKDRGLRVPQDISVVGFDDIAAASQSHPALTTVRHPIHDMSDSALRLLAGALAGETVRGTVLDYPSELVVRETTAPPRSP, encoded by the coding sequence ATGACTGCCCCCGTCACCATCGCAGACGTCGCGCGCCTTGCCGGCGTGTCGGCCGTCACGGTTTCCAAGACCCTCAACAACACCGGCCGGATCAGTGAGCAGACCCGCGCCCGCGTCATCCAGGCCGCCCGTGACCTCGGGTACGTCGCCAACCCCGCCGCCCGGCGGCTGCGCGGCGCCCGCACCAACCTCGTCGGAATGGTCGTCCCGGAACTCGTCAGCCCGTACTTCGCCGAGGTCGCCCGCGCCGCCGCCGAGGCCGCCAGCAGCGCCGGCCTGGACCTGGGCGTCTTCACCACCAGCCGCGACCCTGCCCGCGAACGCGAACGCGTCGCGGCCCTCAGCGGCGGACTGGCCGACGGACTGATCCTGGTCGTTCCCACCGACGACCCGCAGCACCTGGGCGTCCTGGAACGCAGCCGCACGCCCATCGTGCTGATCAGCCACTTCGGGACGCCCACCGACCTGCCCAACGTCCGCGCCGACTCGTACCACGGCGCGCACGCCGCGACCACGCACCTGCTCGACCTCGGGCACCGCCGCGTGGGCTTCATCGCCGGGGCCGACGGGTCCAGTCAGGCCCACGAGCGACTGCGCGCCTACCGCGACGCCATGGGGGAACGCGGCCTGCTCGATCCCGCCCTGATCCGGCCCGGCAACTTCACGCAGCGGCGCGGGTTCGAGGCGGCCCGCGAACTGCTGGACCTGCCCCACCCCCCCACCGCGATCTTCGCCGCGAGCGACGCCACCGCCTTCGGCGCGATGGACGCCGTCAAGGACCGCGGCCTGCGCGTCCCGCAGGACATCAGCGTGGTGGGCTTCGACGACATCGCCGCCGCCAGCCAGAGCCACCCGGCCCTGACCACCGTGCGCCACCCCATCCACGACATGAGCGACAGCGCCCTGCGGCTGCTCGCCGGCGCGCTGGCCGGCGAGACGGTGCGCGGCACGGTCCTCGACTACCCCAGCGAACTGGTCGTCCGCGAGACGACCGCCCCGCCCCGAAGTCCCTGA
- a CDS encoding metallophosphoesterase, whose amino-acid sequence MLRRALNTLGWTAAGVVALGVTNTYRFQTTTHRAALHGLTRPVRIAHLSDLHYGIFMRRRSVRRWVQATRQARPDVIVITGDFLDSGVGRRHHTKLLAELADLHAPLGVYAVWGNHDWTSLNTNATRQQFAEQLTRAGVRLINNAGVQVRDDLYVAGVDDWWFGQQDLNAALQDHAGGAVVLLAHNPDYLSQVPHWVGLTLSGHTHGGQVRLPLIGPLKKRSTLLNVLRGWVRGDRIVQCPAEGTPGVTPAGQALGFVSRGLGVTGVPLRWDCPAELVLLDLHAP is encoded by the coding sequence ATGCTGCGCCGCGCCCTGAACACCCTCGGCTGGACGGCGGCCGGAGTCGTGGCTCTGGGCGTCACCAACACCTACCGCTTCCAGACCACCACCCACCGCGCCGCCCTGCACGGCCTGACCCGCCCGGTACGGATCGCGCACCTCAGCGACCTGCACTACGGCATCTTCATGCGCCGCCGCTCGGTGCGCCGCTGGGTGCAGGCCACCCGGCAGGCCCGGCCGGACGTGATCGTCATCACCGGCGACTTCCTCGACAGCGGCGTCGGGCGGCGGCACCACACCAAGCTGCTGGCGGAACTCGCGGACCTGCACGCGCCGCTGGGCGTGTACGCCGTGTGGGGCAACCACGACTGGACCAGCCTGAACACCAACGCCACCCGGCAGCAGTTCGCCGAACAGCTGACCCGCGCCGGCGTGCGGCTCATCAACAACGCCGGCGTGCAGGTCCGTGACGACCTGTACGTCGCAGGCGTCGACGACTGGTGGTTCGGGCAGCAGGACCTGAACGCCGCGTTGCAGGACCACGCGGGCGGCGCAGTCGTCCTGCTGGCCCACAACCCGGACTACCTGTCGCAGGTGCCGCACTGGGTAGGCCTGACCCTCAGCGGCCACACGCACGGCGGGCAGGTCCGGCTGCCACTCATCGGACCGCTGAAGAAACGCAGCACCCTCCTGAACGTCCTGCGCGGCTGGGTGCGCGGCGACCGGATCGTGCAGTGTCCCGCCGAGGGCACGCCGGGCGTCACGCCGGCCGGACAGGCGCTGGGTTTCGTGTCGCGCGGGCTGGGCGTCACGGGCGTGCCGCTGCGCTGGGACTGCCCGGCCGAACTGGTGCTGCTGGACCTCCACGCCCCCTGA
- a CDS encoding LysR family transcriptional regulator, producing the protein MKLMAGPSPASQHAAQPTGQPTSQPTGQQVAPPAATPPADIPCGQGPQPTLAQWRAFVVAAQRGSFSAAAIELNVTQSALSHALRLLERTLGVPLLRRGGRGVQLTPAGQRVLPGAQRLVDAARTLIDLARSAELHGTVTVAAFPSLARHLLPGALRRLRGVAPGVNVAVDDAHLERDAVYRAVQSGQADVGLTQLLPGSALNARPLGEDPYLLVLPAHWTLPGAWQRPYIHLGDPHDRRVPDALARHGVRVRPALSLNSEAAIAAMVAGELGFAVLPHLTMPELPPGVLARPLPWSVSRTYGTVVRPGPVTPAVQAVLDALWPPDAPSADPSASLTPPDAGL; encoded by the coding sequence ATGAAGCTCATGGCCGGGCCATCCCCCGCATCCCAGCACGCCGCCCAGCCCACCGGACAGCCCACCAGCCAGCCGACCGGTCAGCAGGTCGCGCCGCCCGCTGCCACGCCGCCTGCCGACATACCGTGCGGGCAGGGGCCGCAGCCCACGCTCGCGCAGTGGCGGGCCTTCGTCGTCGCCGCCCAGCGCGGGAGTTTCAGCGCCGCCGCCATCGAACTGAACGTCACGCAGTCCGCGCTCAGCCACGCGCTGAGGCTGCTGGAACGCACCCTGGGCGTGCCGCTGCTCCGCCGGGGCGGCCGGGGGGTCCAGCTGACCCCGGCCGGGCAGCGCGTCCTGCCCGGCGCGCAGCGCCTCGTGGACGCCGCCCGGACCCTGATCGACCTGGCCCGCAGCGCCGAACTGCACGGGACCGTCACCGTCGCCGCCTTTCCCAGCCTCGCCCGGCACCTGCTGCCCGGCGCGCTCCGGCGCCTGCGCGGCGTGGCCCCCGGCGTGAACGTCGCGGTCGACGACGCCCACCTCGAACGTGACGCCGTGTACCGCGCCGTGCAGTCCGGGCAGGCCGACGTGGGCCTCACCCAGCTGCTGCCCGGCAGCGCCCTGAACGCCCGGCCCCTCGGGGAGGACCCCTACCTGCTGGTCCTGCCCGCCCACTGGACACTGCCCGGCGCGTGGCAGCGGCCGTACATCCACCTGGGCGACCCACATGACCGCCGCGTCCCGGACGCCCTGGCCCGCCACGGCGTCCGGGTGCGGCCGGCCCTCAGCCTGAACAGCGAGGCCGCCATCGCCGCGATGGTCGCCGGTGAACTGGGGTTCGCGGTGCTGCCGCACCTCACGATGCCTGAACTGCCGCCGGGCGTCCTGGCGCGCCCCCTGCCCTGGTCCGTCTCCCGGACGTACGGCACGGTCGTCCGGCCCGGCCCGGTAACGCCGGCGGTGCAGGCCGTCCTGGACGCCCTGTGGCCGCCCGACGCGCCGTCAGCCGACCCTTCCGCCAGCCTCACGCCCCCTGACGCGGGCCTCTGA